One Syntrophus gentianae DNA segment encodes these proteins:
- a CDS encoding Fic family protein, producing MKFLEGLSDDIKKNLLEQLRVSWTHTSTAIEGNTLTLGETAFVLSEGLTIGGKPLKDHREVESHARAVDVLYNLVRKDEITADDLFDLHRLVISEHVLDFYKPVGAWKRENNSTNITVGGRQTMVEYSNHWEVPKLMECWLDMLNTANQSSKERPDVLNAYAKLHLSFVGIHPFWDGNGRIARLVSNLPCLKAGFPPIIIAKEKRYDYITALAEYQSAHGVPSLKKELVQEGPHLNKFRTFCELNWQISMELVEQAHTLQRNRDRNARNAFPS from the coding sequence ATGAAATTTCTTGAGGGACTGTCAGACGATATTAAAAAGAACCTTCTCGAACAGCTCCGGGTGTCGTGGACGCACACATCAACAGCCATTGAGGGCAACACGCTTACTCTTGGAGAAACCGCTTTTGTTCTAAGCGAGGGCTTGACGATAGGCGGAAAGCCACTCAAGGATCACCGCGAGGTTGAAAGCCACGCCCGTGCTGTCGATGTTCTCTATAATCTAGTCCGGAAGGATGAGATCACTGCCGATGATTTATTTGACCTGCACAGGCTTGTGATAAGCGAGCATGTTCTTGACTTTTACAAGCCTGTAGGGGCCTGGAAACGGGAGAATAACAGCACCAACATAACGGTCGGCGGCAGGCAGACCATGGTTGAATATTCCAATCACTGGGAAGTGCCGAAGCTCATGGAGTGCTGGCTCGACATGCTGAATACGGCAAATCAGTCTTCAAAAGAACGGCCGGACGTGTTGAATGCCTATGCAAAGCTGCATTTATCATTCGTCGGCATTCATCCCTTCTGGGATGGCAACGGTCGCATTGCCCGTCTCGTTTCCAATTTACCGTGCCTGAAAGCCGGCTTTCCCCCGATCATCATTGCAAAGGAAAAGCGTTATGACTATATCACGGCGCTAGCTGAATATCAGTCAGCTCACGGCGTTCCGTCCTTAAAGAAGGAACTTGTGCAGGAAGGACCGCATCTGAATAAGTTCCGCACCTTCTGCGAGCTGAACTGGCAAATCAGCATGGAACTGGTCGAACAGGCCCATACCCTGCAACGCAACAGGGACCGGAATGCTCGAAATGCCTTTCCCTCTTAG